Proteins found in one Cyanobacteriota bacterium genomic segment:
- the leuB gene encoding 3-isopropylmalate dehydrogenase — MTQHYRITLLPGDGIGPEIMAVAVDALKQVGQQANLTFEFHDALIGGCAIDATGNPLPPETLELCRQSDAVLLAAIGGYQWDNLPRHQRPETGLLGLRAGLGLFANLRPAKILPQLIDSSTLKREVIEGVDIMVVRELTGGIYFGQPKGIFATESGEKRGVNTMAYTETEVDRIGRVAFETARKRRGHLCSVDKANVLEVSQLWRDRITQLAADYPDVTLTHLYVDNAAMQLVRNPRQFDTIVTGNLFGDILSDEAAMLTGSIGMLPSASLGASGPGVFEPVHGSAPDIAGQDKANPLAQVLSAAMMLRYGLNQPAAADRLEQAVTTVLEQGYRTGDIMAEGMTLVGCKAMGEALLAALSA; from the coding sequence ATGACCCAGCACTATCGCATTACGCTCCTTCCTGGCGACGGCATTGGCCCAGAGATTATGGCCGTGGCTGTTGATGCCTTGAAGCAAGTCGGCCAACAGGCTAATTTAACCTTTGAGTTTCACGATGCATTGATCGGTGGGTGTGCCATTGATGCTACTGGCAATCCGTTGCCACCAGAAACTTTGGAGCTATGCCGTCAAAGTGATGCGGTGTTGCTAGCGGCGATCGGCGGTTACCAGTGGGACAATTTGCCCCGCCACCAACGCCCAGAAACTGGCTTGTTGGGTCTGCGAGCGGGTCTAGGCTTGTTCGCTAATCTGCGTCCTGCCAAAATTTTGCCCCAGTTAATCGATAGTTCTACCCTCAAGCGCGAAGTGATTGAAGGCGTAGACATTATGGTGGTGCGAGAACTAACAGGGGGCATTTACTTTGGGCAACCCAAGGGTATTTTTGCCACGGAATCGGGGGAAAAGCGGGGTGTGAATACCATGGCCTACACTGAAACAGAGGTTGATCGCATTGGTCGAGTCGCCTTTGAGACGGCCCGCAAGCGACGGGGCCACCTTTGCTCCGTAGACAAGGCAAATGTGTTGGAGGTATCTCAACTCTGGCGCGATCGGATTACTCAGTTAGCGGCTGACTATCCTGACGTTACGTTAACTCACCTCTATGTAGACAATGCCGCCATGCAGCTAGTCCGCAATCCTCGACAATTTGACACAATTGTTACAGGCAACCTATTTGGCGATATCCTTTCAGACGAAGCCGCCATGCTTACGGGCAGCATTGGCATGTTACCATCTGCAAGCTTAGGTGCCTCTGGCCCTGGGGTATTTGAGCCTGTACATGGTTCTGCTCCTGACATCGCCGGTCAAGACAAAGCTAATCCCCTAGCGCAGGTACTGAGTGCAGCCATGATGTTGCGCTACGGCCTCAATCAGCCAGCCGCTGCCGATCGGCTTGAACAGGCTGTAACTACCGTCTTGGAGCAGGGCTATCGCACTGGAG